One window of Bacteroidota bacterium genomic DNA carries:
- a CDS encoding DNA cytosine methyltransferase, giving the protein MWTGSCPCQPFSQAGARAGTDDERHLWPHFRWLIDQCRPLTIFGEQVASKDGREWFSGVRADLDLLGYATGAADLCAAGEGAPHIRQRIFWVGHASSAGTWWNAGTVPGAKAKSAGEGRTDRRQRDCTIDAGTDGGLGYAEGKRRQRRPDDKDPGRRERSPGPTGENERLSDSESGGCRERRPASECGAIGYVDGGEQGHRRVPNPDLPSEHRRPSSGEQSIHHENVERGNPWANAEWVGSIDGKTRRIEPGLEPLVARLSPYMVPDGDPSLSWSKNTGEGRIMRLRGYGNAIVPQVAARFIEAFMHD; this is encoded by the coding sequence GTGTGGACAGGCAGCTGCCCATGCCAGCCGTTCAGCCAAGCAGGCGCTCGAGCTGGGACTGATGACGAAAGACACCTATGGCCACACTTCAGATGGCTCATTGATCAATGCCGACCTCTCACCATCTTTGGCGAGCAGGTTGCGAGCAAAGACGGACGTGAATGGTTCTCCGGAGTACGTGCTGACCTGGACCTATTGGGATATGCCACAGGGGCCGCCGATCTATGCGCTGCTGGCGAAGGGGCGCCGCACATCCGACAGCGGATTTTTTGGGTGGGGCACGCCAGCAGCGCAGGAACCTGGTGGAACGCCGGAACAGTTCCAGGCGCGAAAGCGAAAAGCGCAGGCGAAGGGCGTACAGATAGGCGACAGCGTGACTGCACTATCGATGCAGGCACAGATGGTGGGCTGGGCTACGCCGAAGGCAAGCGACGGCAGCGGCGGCCGGACGACAAAGACCCAGGGCGGCGGGAACGCTCACCTGGACCTACAGGCGAGAACGAGCGGCTATCCGACTCCGAGAGCGGAGGATGCCGAGAGCGCCGGCCGGCGAGTGAGTGCGGGGCTATCGGATACGTTGACGGCGGTGAGCAGGGACATCGCCGGGTACCCAACCCCGACCTGCCCAGTGAACACCGACGGCCATCAAGCGGGGAACAATCGATACATCACGAAAATGTCGAAAGAGGCAATCCCTGGGCCAACGCCGAGTGGGTTGGAAGCATCGACGGAAAAACCCGGCGCATTGAACCCGGGCTTGAGCCGCTGGTTGCAAGGCTATCCCCTTACATGGTGCCAGACGGCGATCCGAGCCTTTCGTGGTCTAAGAACACAGGCGAAGGGCGAATAATGCGACTACGCGGTTACGGCAATGCAATCGTTCCCCAAGTCGCGGCGCGGTTCATAGAGGCGTTTATGCATGACTGA
- a CDS encoding site-specific DNA-methyltransferase, producing the protein MRTWPDEFVQCVVTSPPYWGLRDYGVDGQLGAEATYQEYIDRICSIFDEVNRVLKADGTLWLNLGDCFSTGSGFREEDQKYSTLGPKRDGLPGNSAHKTKLSREAVDELKPKNLVGIPWRVALELQSRGWYLRSDIIWSKPNPMPESVKDRPTRAHEYLFLLTKSERYHYDHEAIKEPSTYGAPNSPQSIKSPQGQGFTRRADKQRGHSRRHQGFNDRWDAMTKAEQQANGRNKRSVWTVSTIPYAGAHFATFPPKLIEPCILAGSRRGDIVLDPFMGSGTTAMVAEHLGRKWIGCELNEKYLDLQKDRLKQQALAL; encoded by the coding sequence ATGCGCACTTGGCCGGATGAATTCGTGCAGTGTGTGGTGACCAGTCCGCCATATTGGGGGCTGCGTGATTATGGTGTGGATGGCCAGTTGGGCGCAGAAGCCACTTATCAGGAATACATAGACCGCATTTGCAGCATCTTCGACGAAGTAAACAGAGTGCTAAAGGCTGACGGTACCCTTTGGCTTAACTTGGGGGACTGTTTTTCGACCGGGAGCGGGTTTCGAGAGGAGGACCAAAAGTACAGTACTCTCGGGCCTAAGCGGGATGGCTTGCCGGGTAATAGTGCGCACAAAACCAAGTTGTCCCGTGAAGCAGTCGATGAACTCAAACCCAAAAACCTTGTAGGCATCCCCTGGCGAGTCGCGCTCGAGCTGCAATCCCGCGGCTGGTACTTGCGCAGCGACATCATTTGGTCGAAACCGAACCCGATGCCGGAAAGCGTCAAAGATCGACCCACCCGTGCGCATGAATACCTTTTTCTGCTGACCAAATCAGAACGCTACCATTACGACCATGAGGCGATAAAAGAGCCTAGCACCTATGGTGCGCCAAACTCGCCTCAGTCAATAAAATCCCCTCAAGGCCAAGGCTTTACCCGCCGAGCAGACAAGCAGCGCGGCCACAGCCGCCGACACCAAGGATTTAACGATCGCTGGGATGCAATGACCAAAGCCGAGCAGCAGGCCAACGGTCGCAATAAGCGCAGCGTTTGGACGGTTTCAACAATTCCATACGCCGGCGCCCACTTCGCCACATTCCCCCCAAAACTCATAGAGCCTTGCATTCTCGCGGGCAGCCGCAGAGGCGACATTGTTTTAGATCCGTTTATGGGTAGCGGTACTACAGCCATGGTGGCCGAGCACTTAGGCCGCAAATGGATTGGCTGCGAACTTAACGAGAAATACTTGGATTTGCAGAAAGATCGACTTAAGCAGCAGGCGTTGGCGTTGTGA
- a CDS encoding VRR-NUC domain-containing protein encodes MTDWNTPRSAPPPLESKEQESFFNKARLYLPGLYPHLYAIPNGQLRNKRVAAQLKREGVKAGVEDIAADIARGPFHGLRIEMKRQNATPAKWRKEQREWHERHMEQGFLSVLAKGQTEAFIQAQRFWELGPFDPNKSVEWSFFRLDMGAFDG; translated from the coding sequence GTGACTGACTGGAACACCCCTCGCAGCGCACCGCCACCGCTCGAAAGCAAAGAGCAGGAAAGCTTTTTCAATAAAGCGCGCTTGTATCTCCCGGGCTTATACCCGCACCTGTACGCCATCCCCAATGGCCAGCTGCGCAACAAGCGTGTTGCTGCACAACTGAAGCGAGAAGGGGTTAAGGCTGGGGTTGAAGACATAGCCGCCGATATCGCGCGCGGCCCGTTCCATGGGTTGCGGATTGAAATGAAGAGGCAGAACGCTACGCCCGCCAAATGGCGAAAAGAACAGCGGGAATGGCACGAGCGACACATGGAACAGGGCTTTTTAAGTGTCCTGGCCAAAGGGCAGACAGAGGCGTTTATCCAGGCGCAACGGTTTTGGGAACTCGGGCCCTTTGATCCAAATAAATCGGTGGAATGGTCCTTTTTCCGGTTGGATATGGGGGCGTTTGATGGGTGA
- a CDS encoding aspartyl protease family protein, whose translation MPVIAKPFDLSIGPLIPLVFAANGTLRAQLQQQVQAQDKTPLVFEPFDVLIDTGADTTCISPEVAHKLGLAPQGQIPMSTPSGTSPANTYLVDVGIPFGTAMHVVEGLQAIEFNGASSNYKGLMGRDIICMGDFHISFDGRYTFAI comes from the coding sequence ATGCCGGTAATCGCCAAGCCGTTTGACCTATCCATTGGGCCGCTAATTCCGTTGGTATTTGCGGCCAACGGAACGTTGCGCGCGCAACTACAACAGCAAGTCCAGGCACAAGACAAAACGCCGCTGGTGTTTGAACCGTTTGATGTGCTCATCGACACCGGTGCGGACACAACGTGCATTTCTCCAGAGGTTGCACACAAATTGGGGTTAGCCCCTCAAGGCCAAATTCCAATGTCGACGCCCAGCGGTACTTCACCGGCAAACACCTACCTGGTCGACGTCGGAATTCCTTTTGGCACTGCCATGCATGTCGTAGAGGGTTTGCAAGCAATTGAATTCAACGGCGCATCGTCAAATTACAAAGGCTTGATGGGCCGAGATATTATCTGCATGGGTGATTTTCATATCTCATTCGACGGCCGCTACACCTTCGCCATCTGA